One Cohnella candidum genomic region harbors:
- a CDS encoding antibiotic biosynthesis monooxygenase family protein → MILEVAILNVKPGMANEFESSFRQASKIISSMHGYIEHELQKCVEEADKYILLVKWETLTDHVVGFRQSEGYQEWKALLHHFYDPFPTVEHYVKIKL, encoded by the coding sequence ATGATTTTAGAAGTCGCGATTTTGAACGTTAAACCGGGAATGGCCAACGAATTCGAAAGCAGCTTTCGCCAAGCGTCCAAAATCATTTCCAGCATGCATGGCTATATCGAACATGAGCTGCAAAAATGCGTCGAAGAGGCGGACAAGTACATACTGCTCGTCAAATGGGAGACCCTGACCGACCACGTGGTCGGTTTCCGGCAGTCGGAAGGTTATCAGGAGTGGAAAGCGCTGCTCCACCATTTTTACGATCCGTTCCCGACCGTGGAGCACTACGTCAAGATCAAGCTGTAA
- a CDS encoding HIT family protein: protein MARTIQLADGRTVEVECLSCALTGGLIQPTGGVIVETDLFHAHQDVAYPIRGLVILASKRHFYGMDELTQQEQAEFIWLVHTIRQKQRELLGIEHVYYFYNEDTTHHFHLWMVPRYEWMNAFGRSVESLRPVLLHARNELNTEENLKDVLESIEILREGLKDFKR from the coding sequence ATGGCTAGAACGATTCAATTGGCAGATGGAAGAACGGTAGAAGTCGAATGCTTGAGCTGCGCGCTCACCGGCGGTCTCATCCAACCGACGGGCGGCGTCATCGTGGAGACGGACCTGTTCCATGCGCATCAGGACGTCGCCTATCCGATCCGCGGCTTAGTCATCTTGGCCTCGAAACGACACTTTTACGGGATGGACGAATTAACGCAACAGGAACAAGCCGAGTTTATCTGGCTCGTTCATACGATTCGCCAGAAACAGCGGGAACTGCTGGGCATCGAACATGTCTACTATTTCTATAACGAGGACACGACGCACCATTTTCATCTGTGGATGGTACCCCGGTACGAATGGATGAACGCGTTCGGTCGCTCCGTCGAATCGCTTCGTCCCGTGCTGCTGCACGCCCGCAACGAACTTAACACGGAGGAGAACCTGAAGGACGTGCTGGAAAGCATCGAAATCCTCCGCGAAGGACTGAAGGATTTCAAACGTTAG
- a CDS encoding class I SAM-dependent methyltransferase: MGLKASIARNFRKPTGFMGWLIGKFMNKGNDFMNRFTIGFLDPQPSDRILEIGFGNGKYMREIAEKMTNGLMAGVDYSRTMVDQAKKRNRAFIRKGVVDIKLGEVNRIPFDTGAFDKVFTVNTIYFWPNPDSDIQEVRRILKPGGRLLIAFRSKEKMEKLDLARHGFTLYEPEQVKELARKAGFTDIRLESSEDGTMDVNCLIAVKPADA; the protein is encoded by the coding sequence ATGGGTTTGAAAGCATCCATCGCACGGAATTTCAGAAAGCCGACCGGATTTATGGGCTGGTTGATCGGAAAGTTCATGAACAAAGGCAACGACTTCATGAATCGATTTACAATCGGGTTCCTGGATCCGCAGCCGAGCGACCGCATCCTGGAGATCGGTTTCGGCAACGGCAAATACATGCGCGAAATCGCCGAGAAGATGACAAACGGCCTGATGGCGGGGGTGGATTACTCCCGGACGATGGTGGACCAAGCGAAGAAACGCAACCGCGCATTCATCCGTAAAGGCGTAGTCGACATCAAACTCGGCGAAGTGAATCGCATCCCGTTCGATACCGGTGCTTTCGATAAGGTGTTCACCGTGAATACGATCTACTTCTGGCCGAATCCTGACTCGGATATCCAGGAGGTCCGGAGGATTCTCAAACCCGGCGGCCGGCTTCTGATTGCTTTCCGTTCCAAGGAGAAAATGGAGAAGCTCGATCTCGCCCGCCACGGTTTCACCCTGTATGAGCCGGAGCAAGTGAAGGAACTCGCGCGGAAGGCGGGATTTACGGACATCCGTCTGGAATCGTCGGAAGACGGTACGATGGACGTGAATTGCCTGATCGCCGTGAAGCCGGCCGACGCGTAA
- a CDS encoding GNAT family N-acetyltransferase yields MQDKYVIEDARPEDLPAIVDIYNSTIEGRMVTADLEPVTVESRRRWFDEHNPERRPLWVLKDDGKIAAWFSFSSFYGRPAYDGTVEISIYIAEDYRSKGIGKLLIARAIEECPRLAISNLVGFVFGHNEPSLGLLRKFGFERWGHLPGVAVLDGVERDLVILGLKVG; encoded by the coding sequence ATGCAGGACAAGTATGTCATTGAAGACGCGAGACCCGAGGATTTGCCGGCGATCGTGGACATTTATAACTCTACCATCGAGGGGCGGATGGTGACTGCCGATCTCGAGCCCGTGACGGTGGAGAGCCGTCGCCGCTGGTTCGACGAACACAATCCCGAACGCCGGCCTCTCTGGGTGCTTAAGGATGACGGAAAAATCGCCGCATGGTTCAGTTTTTCTTCCTTTTACGGCAGACCGGCGTATGACGGGACGGTTGAGATCAGCATATATATCGCGGAGGATTACCGTTCCAAGGGAATCGGCAAGCTGTTGATCGCCCGAGCGATCGAGGAGTGTCCGCGTCTCGCGATATCGAATCTCGTGGGCTTCGTGTTCGGGCACAACGAGCCAAGCCTGGGCTTGCTCCGAAAATTCGGATTCGAGCGTTGGGGGCATCTGCCCGGCGTGGCGGTGCTGGACGGCGTGGAACGGGATTTGGTCATCTTGGGACTGAAGGTCGGCTAA
- a CDS encoding class I SAM-dependent methyltransferase: MLNHDDAYHQSIEQPYELLVSKEDLDGNISAAIEEIVDVTGKDIVDIGAGTGRLACMLAPNARGVTAFDFAADMLRIAADKLTGMGLSNWKVSVADSRQLPLEERSADVVTAGWSICYLGSSNNEGWETDLRRVMDEIDRILRPGGAAIIFETLGTGNEEPAVPESLAAYYSALVEQYGFRHRWIRTDYRFDSQEQAERLCRDFFGDELGDRIREGQSSVVPECTGIWWKTKPTNGSGESQ; the protein is encoded by the coding sequence ATGCTGAACCATGACGACGCCTATCATCAATCGATCGAGCAGCCTTACGAGTTGCTCGTCAGCAAGGAAGATCTGGACGGCAACATTTCGGCTGCCATCGAGGAAATCGTGGACGTCACGGGCAAGGACATCGTCGATATCGGCGCCGGTACCGGGCGTTTAGCCTGTATGCTCGCCCCGAACGCTAGGGGGGTAACCGCCTTCGATTTCGCGGCCGACATGCTGCGGATTGCGGCAGACAAGCTAACGGGCATGGGGCTGTCCAACTGGAAGGTCTCGGTGGCCGACTCCAGACAGTTGCCGCTGGAAGAGCGTTCGGCGGACGTCGTCACGGCCGGTTGGAGCATCTGCTACCTCGGCAGCTCGAATAATGAGGGATGGGAAACCGATTTGCGCCGGGTGATGGACGAGATCGACCGCATTCTCAGGCCGGGCGGTGCGGCGATCATTTTCGAAACGCTGGGAACCGGCAACGAAGAGCCGGCCGTGCCCGAAAGTCTTGCAGCCTATTATTCCGCGCTTGTCGAACAATACGGCTTCCGTCACCGGTGGATCCGGACGGATTATCGGTTCGACTCTCAGGAGCAAGCGGAGCGGCTGTGCCGGGATTTCTTCGGGGACGAGCTTGGGGATCGGATTCGCGAAGGGCAATCGAGCGTGGTGCCGGAGTGCACGGGGATTTGGTGGAAAACGAAACCTACGAATGGAAGCGGGGAATCCCAATGA
- the modB gene encoding molybdate ABC transporter permease subunit, producing MDWNDFAAPIWLSVQIALVSSILVFGLATAAARGMARAKFFGKPVLETVLLLPLVLSPTVIGFVLLVALGRRSWIGQAYEWLVGQPIVFSWIAAVIASVVVAFPLAYRTIKTGLEEVDGELQEAARAYGANEWQVFRWITAPLASRSLVTGYVLGFARSLGEFGATLMIAGNIPHRTQTIPTAIYIAVDSGNMSLAWAWAGVTVLLSFLMLLIISRKQCP from the coding sequence GTGGATTGGAACGATTTTGCCGCCCCGATCTGGCTATCCGTCCAGATCGCGCTCGTCTCCAGCATTCTCGTCTTCGGGCTGGCGACGGCAGCCGCGCGGGGGATGGCAAGGGCAAAGTTCTTCGGCAAACCGGTGCTGGAAACGGTCCTGCTTCTTCCCTTGGTGCTGTCTCCGACCGTTATCGGCTTCGTGCTGCTGGTAGCGTTGGGGAGGAGAAGCTGGATCGGACAAGCCTACGAATGGCTCGTCGGCCAGCCGATCGTTTTCTCTTGGATCGCCGCAGTCATCGCTTCCGTCGTTGTCGCTTTTCCGCTCGCCTATCGAACGATCAAAACGGGGCTGGAGGAAGTCGACGGCGAGCTGCAGGAAGCGGCGAGGGCATATGGGGCGAACGAGTGGCAAGTGTTCCGATGGATAACGGCTCCGCTGGCATCCCGGTCGCTGGTTACCGGCTACGTGCTGGGTTTCGCCCGCAGCCTCGGAGAATTCGGCGCGACGCTGATGATCGCCGGCAACATTCCTCACCGGACGCAGACGATTCCTACCGCGATCTATATTGCCGTGGATTCCGGGAACATGAGTCTGGCATGGGCCTGGGCGGGTGTCACGGTACTGTTGTCCTTCCTCATGCTGCTCATCATCAGCCGCAAACAATGTCCATAG